The Metamycoplasma subdolum DNA window CCCGACAATGAAGTAATTGCACTTCTTCCTAAAATTAGAGGACAAGATATTTCTCTTTCAAAATTGGCTTACAAAAAGTTTAGCAACAAAAAGTTTTTTGTAACCTTGAAGGAAGAAATTTCAAAAAATGAAGGGCTAACATTTATTAAAAATCAAGTAATTGCAAAAGATGGAATGGCTGCAAATTATGCAGGTTACTTGCTCTTTTTAAATTCTGCTAAAGGGAATAAACAGACTGATAAAAGATACAAACTTTTTATTCCTATTAGTACAAGAATTTTAATAAATGAAATAAGAAATTACTCACGTGATGATGTTTTAAAAATGTGCTATGTTATAAATATAGAAAATCTTGAACATGAAATGAAAAAGATCCAACTTAAGGATAGACTAATTAATTTAATTAAAATATTAGATATAAACAAAGATCTAAAAGTTAGCGAACTTATTGAAAAAATTTGAGAAATGTAAAAGAAATGAGAAAGCATGACAAATATAGTAGAAAAGAAACAAAGAAAAAAAATACCATACTTGCCGCAAAATAAAGCTGAGTGGAAACTTTATTTTTTAAAAACTTTCCCAATCGTTATTGGCGAAATTATCTTCGCTCTTAATGGTTTTCTAGACAACTTTATGGTTTCTCACTTGCCTTTTGGAATTGATTCGCTAACTTATGCAAACACTTGAACTTCAATTATTTATACAATCTTTTTTGCAATTCAAGGAATTGCTGCTATGTTTGTTGGGCAATATTGGGGCAAAAAAGAATATAGCAAAGTTAATCAAGTAATGAATATGCGTTTTTGACTTAATGTTATTGTTGTATTTTGTTTCGTTATTCCAATTTACATAATTCCGCAAGACTTTATAACAATAATTGGTGGAAAAGATATTAACGCTCAAGCACTTCTAAACGGAAAAAAATACTTAATTTTAATTACTTTTTCTTGAATAATAACTTGCTATAACTTTAATACCAATATGCAACTTAATGAAACCGGACATTCAAAATATGCTTTTTCAGGTGCAGTTGTTACTTTACTAACAAACGTAATAATAAATGCCGTTTGTCTTTACGGATTTAAACTTCCTGCATATTATGCTGCTGTTGGCTCAATAATTAGTAGCGTTTGTTGTTTAATAAGCGATCAACTTTGAACTTGATTCAAAGTACGTCAAATTTATATGAGCATTTTTAAGGTTTTCAAGATTTCAAAGCCTATTGCAATTCAAGTTTTAAAAAGAACTCCTGCAATGCTTGTAACTATTATTGCAATGATAATGCTACCTTGCAGAATGTTTTTATGAGCACGTGCTTTTCCCGAAGCAAGCATTGGCAAAAAATGAATGGCAATTAGTGGTGTAACTGTTTTAGGTTTAGTTGAATCAATGGCTTCAATTGCAAGTGCAGTAACCGGTGCAATTAGTTCAAATGTTAGCTTTTTTGTTGCAAGAGAACTTGGGCATAGCAACTTTGATGAAGCAGAAAGAAATGCAAAACAACTCAAAGGTTTCCATGCACTTTTCGGTTTCTTCATGAGTTTTATAATGCTTGCTTTAATGTTTTTAATAGCATCACTTCCAGCAACTGCAAAAGGAGTTGAAGAAACCACGCGTGAGTATTTTGAAAATCCAGCAAATCTATTAAAAATTCAAAATGAATTTCCTGGAAAAGTTATTGATTCAAACTTTATTCATCAAAGAATGATCGAAGCTAAAAAAGTTTATACTGATAACTTTTTAAAAACAATGGCAATGGTTGTAATTGTGAATCCTCTTTGATGTTGATTCTATACTACACTTGCAATTATTAGATCGGGTGGAAAAAACAATGTTGCTTCAGGTATAACTTTATTAACTCAAGGCCTTCATTTTGCATGACTTGCAATTATAAGTTTTGTAATAGTTCCTCGCTTCCCAAATTCAATGACATTGCCTTTAGCTTATATGGCATTTTACCTTTTTGATTTGATTAGACTTTTAATTTTTGAACTTGTTCAATGAAAATATAATTGAAAGAAAAATTTAACTATTGAAGTTGATGGGCCTTTTGATGAAAACGGAAATAATTTAGACAACAAAATCCAAGAAGAAATTAAATTAGAAAATAGCCAAAATTAACCAAAAATTGGTTATTTTTTTAACTTTTTTTGTTCATTAAATATTTCTTATTTGCCAAATATAAAGTAACTTTAAACTATAATTATTATTATTTAATATTAAACTTTGATGATGAGAGGAGAAAAAAGTGAACACATTTTTCAAGGTTCAACTTAAGATGTTTTTCCGTCAACCTTCAACTTACTTTACATCAATAATTATGGCTCTTTTGCATATTGGTGTTAGTGTTGCAATTTTTATTAGTTTTAAGGTTGCAGGTAATAATGATGACTTAATTTATTCAAGACATTCAGTTGAACTTTTCAGATCATTTATTGCACCTTTTGGTGTAATCTCAAGCTTTATGGCGACAAGTATAGCCGTTCAATCACTTTTTTATAAGTATAAAGAAGAAGGAATGTTCTATATTATGCAATCTAAGCCAATTACTAGAAATCAAATTTATTGAGCAACAATTTTAGCTGGTTTAGTTGTTATAGCATGACAATCATTTATTATTTCTTTAGGTTATTTTGCTGGGGCAATAATTTATCCAATTTTTAGTTGAAAAAGCAAAATTTTATCTTGAATGATTTTCTACGCAGGTTTTTGTTTAATTGGAATTTTTACCCTAGCTTTAGGTGCATTAATTCATAACTTTATTCAATCAAAACCTTATCAATTCGTAACCGGTGGTCTTCCAACAATTATTATTGTTATTTTAAACTTCATCGCTTCACCATCCGAAACTAAAAAGCAAGTTATTGATAACGTTGCAGCAACAAAAGTTACCAAAATTGTTTCACGTGATGATGATGCAAAGTTAGGAAAATATCTGGCAAATCCAGCGTCAAAGTTTAAATATTGAATTGAAAATCGTTTAGACAATGAAAAAATAAGCGATCTTATTAAAGATAATAACAATAGTTTGTACAACAAAATTTTCTGAATGAATCCAAGCACTTACTTTACAACCCTTTACTTTGAAGTTGATAAACAAGATGCTTTCACAACTACTTGTTTATATGCCGATAAAGTTAAATATGGTGAAAATGAATTTCAAAATTCATTAAAAAACAACGAATTTGTGTTTAAAACTATTGACCACAACGCCGAAGGTAAAGAAATTGTAAACTATTTTGCTCTTTCATACAACCCACCAATGATGGCCGAAATTGCAACAGTTAAAACTTCTGAAGATCCACTTTTCATCAACATGGGAAGTATTATTAAAAACTTTAACACTAAAGAAATTGAAGCTAAAACTGAAAATGGTTATAAAACAATTAAACGAGATTTAATTAATAAAATTGATGAACTTTATTTAGATGATAACTTCGTTTTAAATAAAACACCAATCGTTCTAACCCCTGCAACATTAATGGGTGTAATCAAAAGTATTCAAGAAGATGAAGCACTTTTTGAAATAATTAAAAAGCTTACTGTTGACTATGTTTCATTCAAAAATGAACCAACTTTAACTAAAAAAGAAATTTTAAAATTAAGTCAAGCTGACATTTTGAAAAAAGCTGATGACCCTGCTTTTATTACCTTTACCTTTAAATTTAATCTAGTTAAACAAACTGCAATAGTTTATCTTCTATCTAAATTAATCCATGACAAAAACAACTCAACATTAGTTGACTTTAACTACGCTGACTTTAGTAAATATATGAACCGTGCTAACCTTTTAAGTGGTCTTAAAATTGTTAGATTAAATAGTGGTTCTATCGTTGAATTTGGATCTAAAAAATACATGCACTGAACCGTTGGTTTATTCGTTCCACTAATTATCTCAGCAATTTTAATTGCTGCTGGAGCAGTTGTATTTAGTAGAAAGGATTACTAGACTATGAAAAACAAAAATTTAAATAATAATGAACATGAAGATCAAATAAAAAATACTAGCGAAAATACTAAACTAACTAGAAAATTTTATTGAAATCGTAACCTTTTAAGAGAACATCAAAAAGAATATAACAAGCTTAACAAACATGCACTTGAATGTGTTAAAGATATAACCGAGCCAAAAGATGATGTTGCTATTTCAATCCAACATATTTCAAAAATCTTTCGCGGAAAGCTTGGAAAACCAAACTTAGTTTTAGATGATGTTTCTTTTGAAGTTAAAAAAGGTGAATTTCATGGTTTCATTGGAAATAATGGTGCCGGTAAAACAACAACAATTAGATTAATCCTTAACTACTATCAAAAAAGAATTGGCAAGATTTATGTAAATGGACTTGATTCAAAAAATATCCACGCTAAGGATAAAATTGGATATATCCCCGAGGTATCAGTTTTCCCTCAAAATTTAACAATTTATGAATTTCTATACAGTTTTGCTAGAATGTCAAATTTAAACGATAAGCAAGCTAAAGAAAAAGTAAACTTATTGATGGATAAATACGGCTTCACTTCATCAATTTTCAAAAAATCAGCTCAAAAACTTTCATCAGGCCAAAAGAAAAAAGTTCTACTAATGCAAGCTTTAATTAACGATCCAGAAATTTTAATTATGGACGAACCTGCTGCTAACCTTGACCCATCAGCTAGAATTGAATTTTACGAATCAATCAAAGAACTTCACCATCAAGGTAAAACTATCTTAATTTCATCTCACATTTTGGCTGAGCTTGAAAAATACATTGACTCAGTAACTGTACTAGAAGGTGGAAAAGTAAAAGATAGCGGAAAAGTTGCTGACAAACTGAAGAACAAAATTTACAACTACAAAGTTATATCAAGTGATAATAAAAAACTTTTTGAACTTTTAAAACAACACAAATTTTCAGGTTTAGTTGTTAAAGATTCTTTACTTTTAAAAATTAACAATGCTGAACAAAAAAGTTATCTTTTCACAATAGCATTTTTAAACAGCATTGAAATTACAGCATTTGCTGAAAATAAAATGTCACTTAACCAAATTTATTTCAACACCACAGAATCGGAGTAATCTATAATGGAAAAATATCCACTCACGGAGCCCTTTAAAAAAGGATTCCTAAATGTAAGTAAGATTCACACTATTTACTATGAAGAAGTTGGAAACAAAGACGGCGAAGCCGTACTTTATATTCACGGCGGTCCAGGTGGTTCTATCAAACCAGAAGATAGACAATACTTTGACCCTAAATTTTATCATGCAGTTTTATTTGATCAAAGAGGCTGCGGAAAAAGCACGCCAAGTGCTGAAATTAAAGAAAATACAACCTTAGATCTGGTAGAAGATATTGAGAAACTTAGAAAATACTTAGGCATTGAAAAATGGGTTGTTTTTGGTGGAAGTTGAGGTTCAACATTATCTCTAATTTACGCAATTTCTCACCCTGAAAGAGTTAAAGCATTAGTACTTCGTGGAGTCTATCTTGGAACCAAAGAGGAAAATGAATGACTTTACAATCAAGCAAAAACTTTTTTCCCTGATAAATATGAAGATTTAGTATCAATTTTAGATCAAAAAGACACTGATTTAATCAAAGCTTATTATCCACTTTTAAACAATAAAAACAAAAAAATTGCCCAAAACGCAGCATACCATTGAGCAAAGTGAGAACTAAGTTTAGTTGCATTAAAACAAATACCTAACCTTGAAGAAGTCCTTTCAAACTCAAAATTTAATCTTGAAATTGCAAGGCTTGAAAATCACTATTTCCACAATGACATTTTTTTAGAAGATAACTTTATTCTAAAAAATATCAACAAAATTAAAGATATCAAAACTTACATTATTCAAGGAAGATATGACATGGTTTGCCCACCAATTTCAGCTTACAAGATCTCAAAAAAATTAAATAATTGTAATTTACACTTTGCCCCAACAAGTGGTCACTCATCATATGAAATTGAGATTTCAGAAGGCCTTGTTGATGCACTAGAAGATTTAAAAAAACATTTAAAATAAAGATAGAATTCAAAAAATTACACTTTCAATAAAGTATAAGTAGAACATTGAATTAAAAAAATGATTGCCCTTGCAGTCAACCATTTTTTTACTCTTTTTATTGAATCTTTTTCCCCGTTGCATCGGTGTAACTTGAATGACTAGTTGCAATTAAAACAATATCAACTATTCACCAAATTAAAAATCCACCTAAAGTTATAAATTTTAAAATTCCTAAGACTCAACGTTGTGTATAGAAACGATCAATTCCAAAAATTCCTAAGAAAATTGAAAGCAATAACACTAAAAGTCAGTATGTACTCTTCTTTGGTTTTGTTGCCATTTTGAACCCCTTTTTCTTTATCAACCTAATAAATTAATTTTACTACATTAAAAAGTCAATTAAATTATAATTTGCTTTACTAGGAGATTTCCATGAATGACTCAATATTAAACGTTGCTAAGATATTAAAAGTTAAGGTCAATCAAGTTGAAGTTGTACTTAAACTTTTAGAAGAAAAGGCAACAATACCTTTCATTGCTCGTTATAGAAAAGCCCAGACTGAGGGACTTAATGAAGAGCAAATTTTAAAAATTAACGAACTTTACGAATATGATGTTGAACTAAACAAACGTAAAGAGTATGTTTTACAAATTCTTGAAGAAAAAAAGCTTCTAACTGATGAACTTAAAAACAAAATAATTAACGCTCAAACTAAAGCTGAAGTTGAAAATATTTATGAACCTTTCAAGATAGGAAAAAAGACCAAAGCAAGCGAAGCAATCGCCATGGGTCTTGAACCTTTAGCTTTAGAAATTATGAGAAACGAGGATCAAAAATTCAATCCTTATGCAGAAGCTAGAAAATATCTTTCAGATAAATTAACCGACGCTGATCAAGTAATTGAACAAGCAAGTTTTATTATTGCCCAAATTATTAGTCAAGATATTAAAGTTAGAGATTATGTCAAAGATCAAATTCTAAACTGAGGATATATTGAAACTAAAAAGAAGAAAAATGCTGAAGATGAAAAAGAAGTTTTTGAAAGATATTATGATCACAAAGAAAAAGCTTCAAAAATTCCAAACCACAGAGTTTTAGCTATTGCTCGTGGTGAAGATTTAAAAATCATTAGTTATGATTTTACATTTAATGATAAAAAAATAATTTATGACGTTAACCAAATGTATTTTAAAAACATTAGAACTGGAAAAATCATTTTAGAATGTGTAAAAGATGCTCTTGAAAGATTAATAATTCCATCAATTATTCGTGAAATTAAAAGTGAACTTTTTGCTCGTGCTGAAAAAGATGCAATTAAAATTTTTGCTGACAACGTTGAACAAATGCTTCTTGCTCCAGCAACAAAAAATAAACGTATTTTAGCAATAGACCCCGCTTATATTAATGGATGCAAAATTGCTATTTTAGATGAAAATGGTAACTTTTTAAGTAAATCAATTATCTTCCCGCACCCACCTAGAAATAAAGTAAATGAAGCAAAAGATACAATTAATTCTTTGGTTGATAAATATAATATTGACTTAATTGCAATCGGCAACGGAACTGCAAGCAGAGAAACAGAAGCACTTGTTTCAGATATTATTAAAGAAAGAAAATTGAAGAATAAAAACGAAAAACTAGTCTATGCAATAGTTAGTGAAATTGGTGCTTCTGTTTACTCAGTTTCAAAAGTTGCACAAGAAGAATTTCCTAATTTAAATGTTGAAGAAAGAAGTGCAATCAACATCGGTAGACGTTTCCAAGATCCTTTAAATGAGCTTATTAAAATTGATCCAAAATCAATTGGTGTAGGTCAATATCAACACGATGTTAACCAAAAAGAACTTGAAAAACAACTTGATTTTAAAGTTAATAAAGCCGTTAACTTAGTAGGTGTTGACTTAAACAGTGCAACAAAAACCATCCTTTCTTATATCTCAGGTTTGAGCGAAAAAATTGCTCAAAACATTATTGATTATCGTAAGAAAAATGGTAATTTCAAGAACCGTGAGGAACTTAAAGAAGTTAAAGGACTTGGTGAAAAAGCATACGAACAAGCCATTGGTTTTTTAAGAATTCATGACTCTGATAATTTCTACGATAAAACAAATATTCACCCTGAAAGTTATAAAATCGCTGATAAAATTGTTAAACATTTAAAATTAAATTTAGTTAACGATAACAAAGAAATTTTGGGCAAAATAGATAGTAAAGATTTAGCCAAAGAACTTGCAATAAGTGAATATGATGTTGCTTTAATTTTAGACTCACTTTCAAATCCAGGAAAAGATATTCGTGATGATAAAGAAGGCTTTATTGTTAGCGATGAGATTTTATCAATAAATGATTTGACTATAGGCAAAATTTTAAATGGGCAAGTCTTAAATATTACTGATTTTGGTGCCTTTGTTTTCATCGGTGTAAAACAAAACTGTTTAGTTCATATTTCTAAAATGCAACGTGAAGGTTTTGAGCCAATAACCCACCCATCACAACTTCTAAAAGTAGGCGAAAATATTAAAGTTAAAATTATCGAAGTTGATCCTGAAAGAGGGAGAATTCAAGGCGAACTAATTTGAAATTAAAATTTCAATTTATTTTAGTATATAATGTAGATACTTGTTTTTATATTATAAAAAGAAGGGTAGGCGTTACGCCTCCCCTTTTTAAATAAAAGTGTAAGGAGAAAAAATGAGCGAGAAAAAACAAGCAAAAGTAGTTTCAGAATCAGCTAAACTAATTTTTACTCAAATTGACAACCTTTCAAAATTAAGAAATGTTGATAAAAGTTTTATCGTAAATCTTTTTAAAGAAGAAATTTTAAAAACAATTTATGAAGATTATGACGCTGATGCTGAAATCGAATTTAATTTCGATGAAGAAAATGCATCTTTCACAATAACTAACTTAAACAAAACAGTTGTTGCTGATCCTAAAAGTGCTACTGAAAAAGATTCAGTTGAACCAATTATTGATGTTGTTTATTCTGAAGCAATAAAAGAAAATCCTAATATTAAAATAGGCGATACTTTTGCTCAAGAAATTAATTTTGGAAACTTTCCAAAATCAGTTTATACAAGAATTTTGCAAAAATTTGAAAACGAATTCAAAGCAATTGATAAACAAAAAATCTTTGATGAATATAGCAAAAAAATTGGCGAAGTAGTTAAAGCAACTGTTGCTTCAAAATTAAAACAAGGTCTACTTTTAAAAATTGCTGACACAGTTGATGCTTTCATGCCTCCAAATGCAATTAACAAAAAACTTTTAGACAAACTATATCTAGGTCAAACTATTGATGTTTATATTGAAAACGTAAACTCTGAAAATAAAGTTGCCCAAGTTATTGTTTCATCAGTTGAAGGTAAAATTTTAGAAAAACTTTTACACAAAGAAGTGCCAGAAATTAGTCAAGGTTTAATTGAAGTTGTTTCAACAGCACGCTTTCCTGGTGAAAGAGCAAAAATTGTAGTTAAAAAAACTGAAAAAGCAGGTGCAGGTATTGAAGCAGCTGGTTCAGTTATTGGTGAAAACGGTTCAAGAATTGATGCAATAAGTCGTCAACTTGATGGTGAAAAAATTGATGTTATTGAATATTCATCTGATATTAAAGAACTTATCATGAACGCACTAAGTCCAGCAAAAGTTATTGATATTATTGAAAAACCTTCAAAAACTAATAAGTATCCTAATTTTATAGTTATAGTTCCTCAAGTTCAACATACTTTAGCTATCGGTGGAAAAGGTCAAAACGTTTCTTTAGCATCAAGTGTTGCTAAAGCAAGACTTGATATTTTAAGTGATAAAGAGGCACGGGAAAAAGGTTTTGTCTTTGCATTCAATGGAAACATTACTGAAGAAGAAATTAAAGCTCTTGAAAGTGGAAGAAGATTACGTGCAAACTTTAAAAAAGGCAAACAACAACCTCCTCAAAATTACAATACGAATATTGATTTAAGTAATTTTGATGAAGATTTACAAGCAATTCGTGAATCACTTAACTTTGATGATAAAGATTTTGCGAAAGAATTTTATGCCGAAAGTGACATTGACCTTCACCTTGAAGAAACTTTAGCTAAAGTTAAAGATGAAATTGAAGAAACTAAAAACGATGAAATAGAAGACAAAGATCCTTATTCAAACGAAAAAGTTAAAGAAGATTACGAAAAAATAGCTAAAACTAAACTTAAAGATTTCAAAAAAGATGATGATTTAAGTGCTGACCTTGACTTTGATTTAAGTGATATTGGCGATGAAGAGTGATAAAAGAATTGAACGAAAATCAATATCTAATAACACAAAATACACCTTAGATAAATTAATTAGATTTGTAAAACAAAAAGATGGCAAAATCCTTTTTGATATAGATCAAAAACTAGGTGGTAGAGGTGCATATTGCCTCAATGATGAAGAAAATATTGAAATTTTGTTCAGAAAAAAACTTTTAAATAAGGCTTTTAAACAAAATATTAGTCAAGAAGTTTATGATAATTTAAGAAACGAGGTGGCAATATGGCAGAAAAAAAGGAAAGACAATCAAATTTAGAACAAATTAAAAAACATCTTTCAAGCAGTGAAACCAAACTTGTTGATGGAGTTTTTAACTTTCACGGGCCTTTGACCGTTTCAGAATTTGCAAGTAAAGTTAAAAAAACTCCAGCAATAGTTTTAACTTACTTTTTCAAAAAAGGAATTGTTAAAACAATTAATACTTCCTTGAATG harbors:
- a CDS encoding MATE family efflux transporter is translated as MTNIVEKKQRKKIPYLPQNKAEWKLYFLKTFPIVIGEIIFALNGFLDNFMVSHLPFGIDSLTYANTWTSIIYTIFFAIQGIAAMFVGQYWGKKEYSKVNQVMNMRFWLNVIVVFCFVIPIYIIPQDFITIIGGKDINAQALLNGKKYLILITFSWIITCYNFNTNMQLNETGHSKYAFSGAVVTLLTNVIINAVCLYGFKLPAYYAAVGSIISSVCCLISDQLWTWFKVRQIYMSIFKVFKISKPIAIQVLKRTPAMLVTIIAMIMLPCRMFLWARAFPEASIGKKWMAISGVTVLGLVESMASIASAVTGAISSNVSFFVARELGHSNFDEAERNAKQLKGFHALFGFFMSFIMLALMFLIASLPATAKGVEETTREYFENPANLLKIQNEFPGKVIDSNFIHQRMIEAKKVYTDNFLKTMAMVVIVNPLWCWFYTTLAIIRSGGKNNVASGITLLTQGLHFAWLAIISFVIVPRFPNSMTLPLAYMAFYLFDLIRLLIFELVQWKYNWKKNLTIEVDGPFDENGNNLDNKIQEEIKLENSQN
- a CDS encoding TM2 domain-containing protein — encoded protein: MATKPKKSTYWLLVLLLSIFLGIFGIDRFYTQRWVLGILKFITLGGFLIWWIVDIVLIATSHSSYTDATGKKIQ
- the nusA gene encoding transcription termination factor NusA, which gives rise to MSEKKQAKVVSESAKLIFTQIDNLSKLRNVDKSFIVNLFKEEILKTIYEDYDADAEIEFNFDEENASFTITNLNKTVVADPKSATEKDSVEPIIDVVYSEAIKENPNIKIGDTFAQEINFGNFPKSVYTRILQKFENEFKAIDKQKIFDEYSKKIGEVVKATVASKLKQGLLLKIADTVDAFMPPNAINKKLLDKLYLGQTIDVYIENVNSENKVAQVIVSSVEGKILEKLLHKEVPEISQGLIEVVSTARFPGERAKIVVKKTEKAGAGIEAAGSVIGENGSRIDAISRQLDGEKIDVIEYSSDIKELIMNALSPAKVIDIIEKPSKTNKYPNFIVIVPQVQHTLAIGGKGQNVSLASSVAKARLDILSDKEAREKGFVFAFNGNITEEEIKALESGRRLRANFKKGKQQPPQNYNTNIDLSNFDEDLQAIRESLNFDDKDFAKEFYAESDIDLHLEETLAKVKDEIEETKNDEIEDKDPYSNEKVKEDYEKIAKTKLKDFKKDDDLSADLDFDLSDIGDEEW
- a CDS encoding helix-hairpin-helix domain-containing protein, yielding MNDSILNVAKILKVKVNQVEVVLKLLEEKATIPFIARYRKAQTEGLNEEQILKINELYEYDVELNKRKEYVLQILEEKKLLTDELKNKIINAQTKAEVENIYEPFKIGKKTKASEAIAMGLEPLALEIMRNEDQKFNPYAEARKYLSDKLTDADQVIEQASFIIAQIISQDIKVRDYVKDQILNWGYIETKKKKNAEDEKEVFERYYDHKEKASKIPNHRVLAIARGEDLKIISYDFTFNDKKIIYDVNQMYFKNIRTGKIILECVKDALERLIIPSIIREIKSELFARAEKDAIKIFADNVEQMLLAPATKNKRILAIDPAYINGCKIAILDENGNFLSKSIIFPHPPRNKVNEAKDTINSLVDKYNIDLIAIGNGTASRETEALVSDIIKERKLKNKNEKLVYAIVSEIGASVYSVSKVAQEEFPNLNVEERSAINIGRRFQDPLNELIKIDPKSIGVGQYQHDVNQKELEKQLDFKVNKAVNLVGVDLNSATKTILSYISGLSEKIAQNIIDYRKKNGNFKNREELKEVKGLGEKAYEQAIGFLRIHDSDNFYDKTNIHPESYKIADKIVKHLKLNLVNDNKEILGKIDSKDLAKELAISEYDVALILDSLSNPGKDIRDDKEGFIVSDEILSINDLTIGKILNGQVLNITDFGAFVFIGVKQNCLVHISKMQREGFEPITHPSQLLKVGENIKVKIIEVDPERGRIQGELIWN
- the pip gene encoding prolyl aminopeptidase; amino-acid sequence: MEKYPLTEPFKKGFLNVSKIHTIYYEEVGNKDGEAVLYIHGGPGGSIKPEDRQYFDPKFYHAVLFDQRGCGKSTPSAEIKENTTLDLVEDIEKLRKYLGIEKWVVFGGSWGSTLSLIYAISHPERVKALVLRGVYLGTKEENEWLYNQAKTFFPDKYEDLVSILDQKDTDLIKAYYPLLNNKNKKIAQNAAYHWAKWELSLVALKQIPNLEEVLSNSKFNLEIARLENHYFHNDIFLEDNFILKNINKIKDIKTYIIQGRYDMVCPPISAYKISKKLNNCNLHFAPTSGHSSYEIEISEGLVDALEDLKKHLK
- a CDS encoding ABC transporter ATP-binding protein; translated protein: MKNKNLNNNEHEDQIKNTSENTKLTRKFYWNRNLLREHQKEYNKLNKHALECVKDITEPKDDVAISIQHISKIFRGKLGKPNLVLDDVSFEVKKGEFHGFIGNNGAGKTTTIRLILNYYQKRIGKIYVNGLDSKNIHAKDKIGYIPEVSVFPQNLTIYEFLYSFARMSNLNDKQAKEKVNLLMDKYGFTSSIFKKSAQKLSSGQKKKVLLMQALINDPEILIMDEPAANLDPSARIEFYESIKELHHQGKTILISSHILAELEKYIDSVTVLEGGKVKDSGKVADKLKNKIYNYKVISSDNKKLFELLKQHKFSGLVVKDSLLLKINNAEQKSYLFTIAFLNSIEITAFAENKMSLNQIYFNTTESE
- a CDS encoding DUF2779 domain-containing protein; the protein is MNKVEVYIDFEAITNPFASIIKVPNDTPFAYSIGLLNKQNLFQSSTFIVDFGRHSNKNSILEIIKKSIEKDIKRINPNVTMEDVVFVGHNPVLERKILLKIFPDNEVIALLPKIRGQDISLSKLAYKKFSNKKFFVTLKEEISKNEGLTFIKNQVIAKDGMAANYAGYLLFLNSAKGNKQTDKRYKLFIPISTRILINEIRNYSRDDVLKMCYVINIENLEHEMKKIQLKDRLINLIKILDINKDLKVSELIEKIWEM
- a CDS encoding YlxR family protein; this encodes MKSDKRIERKSISNNTKYTLDKLIRFVKQKDGKILFDIDQKLGGRGAYCLNDEENIEILFRKKLLNKAFKQNISQEVYDNLRNEVAIWQKKRKDNQI
- a CDS encoding ABC transporter permease: MNTFFKVQLKMFFRQPSTYFTSIIMALLHIGVSVAIFISFKVAGNNDDLIYSRHSVELFRSFIAPFGVISSFMATSIAVQSLFYKYKEEGMFYIMQSKPITRNQIYWATILAGLVVIAWQSFIISLGYFAGAIIYPIFSWKSKILSWMIFYAGFCLIGIFTLALGALIHNFIQSKPYQFVTGGLPTIIIVILNFIASPSETKKQVIDNVAATKVTKIVSRDDDAKLGKYLANPASKFKYWIENRLDNEKISDLIKDNNNSLYNKIFWMNPSTYFTTLYFEVDKQDAFTTTCLYADKVKYGENEFQNSLKNNEFVFKTIDHNAEGKEIVNYFALSYNPPMMAEIATVKTSEDPLFINMGSIIKNFNTKEIEAKTENGYKTIKRDLINKIDELYLDDNFVLNKTPIVLTPATLMGVIKSIQEDEALFEIIKKLTVDYVSFKNEPTLTKKEILKLSQADILKKADDPAFITFTFKFNLVKQTAIVYLLSKLIHDKNNSTLVDFNYADFSKYMNRANLLSGLKIVRLNSGSIVEFGSKKYMHWTVGLFVPLIISAILIAAGAVVFSRKDY